A window of Cucurbita pepo subsp. pepo cultivar mu-cu-16 chromosome LG06, ASM280686v2, whole genome shotgun sequence contains these coding sequences:
- the LOC111796535 gene encoding E3 ubiquitin-protein ligase At4g11680-like — translation MINSGYFISGPSCNYNGTASFISNSLVEEDGAGADVRDDNSVSLPASFWVRVAMRVSRARWFIFLRRVFHYQNGSRSDLGSDPFNSSSWMAMELIAMVFQLAITVFFLAISETEKPVWPMRLWIVGYDLGCILSLLLLYGRYWHVYLMRGERVGLPDIEQRRSSQASRSLRLMNKCRSSLELFFAIWFVMGNVWIVDSRFGSFQRAPKLHLLCVFLLVWNAICYSFPFILFLLLCCCVPLISSLLGYNINMASTDKGASDDQISELPCWRYKASSKQPDSNNKGLPKEDPECCICLVKYRDEEEVRELPCSHLFHLKCVDKWLSITSSCPLCKQKLQR, via the exons ATGATCAATTCTGGTTATTTCATTTCGGGGCCTTCGTGTAACTACAATGGCACTGCTTCCTTTATCTCGAATTCGTTGGTGGAAGAAGATGGTGCAGGTGCAGATGTTAGAGATGACAATTCTGTTTCTCTCCCTGCATCTTTCTGGGTTAGGGTAGCAATGAGGGTGTCTAGAGCCAGGTGGTTCATTTTCTTACGAAGAGTATTTCACTACCAGAATGGATCGAGATCAGATCTCGGGTCCGATCCTTTCAATTCTAGCTCGTGGATGGCTATGGAACTGATAGCTATGGTGTTTCAGCTGGCCATCACTGTGTTTTTTCTCGCCATTTCAGAGACAGAGAAGCCTGTTTGGCCTATGAGACTGTGGATAGTTGGTTACGATCTTGGCTGCATTCTTAGCTTGTTGCTTCTCTACGGACGATATTGGCACGTTTATTTAATGCGTGGAGAGCGCGTTGGCCTTCCCGACATCGAGCAGCGGAGGAGCAGTCAAGCATCAAG GAGCTTGCGCTTGATGAACAAATGTCGGTCGTCTCTTGAACTTTTCTTTGCCATATGGTTCGTAATGGGTAACGTTTGGATTGTCGATTCTCGCTTCGGTTCTTTCCAAAGAGCTCCCAAGCTTCATCTGCTATGCGTCTTCCTGTTAGTTTGGAATGCCATCTGCTACTCTTTTCCATTCATACTTTTTCTGCTGCTATGTTGCTGTGTGCCATTGATTAGTAGCCTTCTAGGGTATAACATTAACATGGCATCGACCGACAAAGGCGCATCCGATGATCAGATATCCGAGCTACCTTGCTGGAGATATAAAGCAAGCTCAAAGCAACCTGATAGTAACAACAAAGGACTTCCAAAGGAGGATCCA GAATGTTGCATTTGCTTAGTGAAATacagagatgaagaagaagtaaGAGAGTTGCCTTGTTCGCATTTGTTCCATCTCAAGTGTGTAGATAAGTGGCTATCGATCACATCTTCCTGCCCTCTCTGTAAGCAAAAACTTCAAAGATAA
- the LOC111796870 gene encoding uncharacterized protein LOC111796870 has product MGKRRERRRAALSNAGRRVKLDLFAEPSGDLDGSDAHEEVGGDIDSRQTTKLPKSASSSGQQAQNPLLLLEQYSDDEVDEEVDEDSNKNSDHDGQDVLLPDCNDEVAAFPAEGCEKVEANVGEDIIAEKAVQEEPERGSAEFFENLESKDEAKTDTNNLGYLSKETDLVQTSVPATSIVQVSGDVISGWRVVMHEESHNYYYWNVETGETSWEVPDVVLAQTQPTLSATDVITSPTQFPENVTVFKQDSGFSNGGRLDAFSAESTGYKNGVPVTASQGSEVDQSYAAFSTCSNNVNIAKAASEIYADYAVTNEEQKSGLDLPSHLLNWSSSLLERLKSLQKSGGHEWTLKYILETQVRLSDLESLMPYKASLLPFWEHLARKLKQIEDDINKEIYQNAVVSSQLDEAKTTDSPNIVRDEKFQGRSDVASDVARMENSGVSALEHSHLPTDSASLTIIANGENISPSKGNSTSVIEHASEIAIDEMASKSEHSVEDVDMEVDMEVEDAGFAGSLTVAGTPDMYNAKSFTSFEQPLQPDQQAQPNLSSGFAYMGHEDGSVAPPPPPADEEWIPPPPPDNEDVPPPPPDEPAEPLYPMPPSYTQLGQPVCYTEPYQVSYPDSSIQYYAHPVPEVVPSAEFYGHPEACNVVLAQAPFCYEAVPNSHTGSAPLVVNGVVPEGYGILQNATSSLPVFSTAGSSQLHVDSASVSFDPSFTFHYGSSDTASMNTASAADEIDKGCGDTKASVRVSTSVSPTNDVPPTSNAVTDPSAVANTTATSKVQPKALRSKKRTVAVAPSLRSNKKVSSLLDKWKAAKEELEEDEEEPENAYEILERKREREIKEWHAQQIASGDAKENANFQPLGGDWRERVKRRRAQSSSDVTQSPAEASTDGNQQQPDLAEIAKDLPSGWQAYWDESTKKVYYGNVNTSETSWTKPRK; this is encoded by the exons ATGGGAAAGAGAAGAGAGCGTCGCCGTGCAGCTCTCAGCAACGCCGGTCGCCGTGTCAAGCTTGATCTATTCGCCGAGCCCTCTG GAGATTTAGATGGCTCTGATGCACATGAAGAAGTTGGAGGGGATATAGATTCAAGACAGACAACCAAGTTACCTAAATCAGCATCCTCCTCAG gtCAACAAGCACAAAATCCCTTGCTGTTACTGGAGCAATATAGTGATGATGAAGTTGATGAGGAAGTTGATGAGGACTCGAATAAAAATTCAGATCATGATGGACAAGATGTGTTGTTACCTGACTGCAATGACGAG GTTGCTGCCTTTCCTGCTGAGGGATGTGAGAAAGTGGAGGCAAATGTCGGTGAAGACATCATTGCTGAAAAGGCTGTTCAAGAGGAACCCGAGCGAGGTTCTGCTGAATTTTTTGAGAACCTGGAGAGCAAAGATGAAGCAAAAACTGACACCAATAACTTGGGATATTTAAGCAAGGAAACTGATCTGGTTCAAACATCTGTACCAGCCACATCTATTGTACAAGTATCAGGGGATGTTATTTCAGGATGGAGAGTTGTCATGCATGAGGAGagccataattattattactgGAATGTTGAAACTGGGGAAACTTCATGGGAAGTTCCTGACGTCGTTTTGGCTCAGACTCAGCCTACTCTATCAGCCACCGATGTTATAACTTCTCCGACTCAATTTCCAGAGAACGTTACAGTATTTAAACAGGATTCTGGCTTCTCTAATGGTGGGAGGTTAGATGCTTTTTCAGCAGAAAGCACAG GTTACAAGAACGGCGTTCCAGTTACTGCAAGTCAGGGTTCCGAGGTTGACCAAAGCTATGCTGCCTTCAGTACTTGTTCAAATAATGTGAATATAGCAAAAGCTGCTTCTGAGATCTATGCTGATTACGCGGTGACTAATGAAGAACAGAAATCAGGGTTGGATCTTCCTTCACATCTTCTGAACTGGAGTTCGAGCTTGTTAGAGAGATTAAAATCATTACAGAA GTCTGGGGGTCATGAATGGACATTAAAGTACATATTGGAAACTCAGGTTAGACTTTCAGATTTGGAGTCGCTGATGCCGTATAAGGCATCGTTGCTTCCATTCTGGGAACACTTGGCAAGGAAACTTAAACAGATTGAAGATGACattaacaaagaaatttaTCAGAATGCTGTTGTATCGTCGCAATTGGATGAAGCCAAGACTACTGATAGTCCAAACATTGTAAGAGACGAGAAATTTCAGGGAAGGTCGGATGTTGCGTCTGATGTTGCGAGAATGGAAAATAGTGGTGTTTCTGCTTTGGAGCATTCCCATTTGCCTACTGATTCTGCTTCTTTGACTATCATTGCAAATGGAGAAAATATTTCACCGTCTAAGGGGAACTCTACTAGTGTGATTGAGCATGCAAGTGAAATTGCAATTGATGAAATGGCTTCCAAGAGTGAACATTCTGTGGAAGATGTTGACATGGAGGTGGATATGGAAGTTGAAGATGCCGGTTTTGCAGGTAGCTTGACGGTGGCTGGTACACCAGATATGTACAATGCTAAGTCGTTTACTTCGTTTGAGCAACCACTTCAGCCAGATCAACAAGCCCAGCCAAATCTTTCTTCTGGCTTTGCATACATGGGGCACGAGGATGGCAGTGTAGcaccaccgccaccaccaGCGGATGAAGAATGGATTCCCCCACCACCACCTGATAATGAAGATGTTCCTCCACCCCCACCTGATGAACCAGCTGAACCATTATATCCTATGCCTCCATCTTATACCCAACTTGGGCAGCCTGTTTGTTACACTGAACCATATCAAGTGTCTTATCCTGATTCTAGTATTCAGTATTATGCACATCCTGTCCCTGAAGTTGTACCTAGTGCAGAGTTTTACGGACATCCAGAAGCTTGTAACGTTGTATTGGCTCAAGCACCATTTTGCTATGAGGCAGTTCCCAATTCGCATACGGGTTCTGCTCCCCTAGTTGTAAATGGTGTTGTGCCTGAAGGTTATGGTATTCTTCAAAACGCAACGTCTTCTCTTCCCGTCTTTAGTACTGCTGGGTCGTCTCAGTTGCATGTTGATTCTGCATCTGTGAGTTTTGatccttctttcacttttCATTATGGATCTTCTGATACTGCAAGTATGAATACTGCTTCTGCCGCTGATGAAATTGACAAGGGGTGTGGAGACACGAAAGCCTCTGTCCGAGTATCTACTTCAGTCTCCCCAACTAACGATGTTCCGCCAACAAGTAATGCCGTTACTGATCCTTCGGCCGTTGCTAATACAACTGCAACTTCCAAGGTTCAACCAAAAG CTCTGCGCAGTAAAAAGCGGACAGTTGCGGTTGCTCCGTCCTTGAGATCGAATAAGAAAGTTTCAAGTTTGTTGGACAAG TGGAAGGCAGCGAAGGAAGAACTGGAAGAAGACGAGGAAGAACCAGAAAACGCTTACGAGATTCTCGAGAGGAAAcgagaaagagaaataaag GAATGGCATGCACAGCAAATTGCCAGTGGAGATGCAAAAGAAAACGCCAACTTTCAGCCTCTTGGCGGTGATTG GCGCGAGCGGGTAAAGCGAAGGAGAGCGCAATCATCGAGTGACGTTACTCAATCCCCTGCTGAAGCATCCACAGATGGAAACCAGCAGCAGCCCGACCTAGCAGAAATCGCAAAAGATCTCCCCTCAGGATGGCAG GCATATTGGGACGAGTCAACGAAGAAGGTGTATTATGGTAACGTTAACACCTCGGAAACGTCGTGGACAAAACCAAGGAAGTGA
- the LOC111796470 gene encoding peptidyl-prolyl cis-trans isomerase FKBP16-1, chloroplastic isoform X1 has protein sequence MGVLSFWSSFRSPSAVKFSSFHKTICMADEVSISKHHTVNHLDIFSVKRFPRRLFAQFIGSYPILLYANPSFGAPMIDVQEPEIVRTLKLDSGVRIQEVLEGDGAEAHEGDLVEFNYVCRRSNGYFVHSTIDQFSGESTPVILPLKQNQIIEGLKEVLVGMRVGGKRRALIPPSVGYINENLNPIPEEFGPRRSLLSHRNEPLIFEVQLLKVQ, from the exons ATGGGAGTTCTCTCGTTCTGGAGCTCGTTTCGCTCTCCTTCCGCCGTCAAATTTTCTAG CTTCCACAAAACCATTTGCATGGCTGATGAAGTATCCATATCCAAGCATCATACGGTCAATCACTTAGACATTTTTTCTGTCAAACGATTTCCAAGAAGGCTGTTCGCGCAGTTCATTGGTTCGTATCCGATCTTGTTATATGCAAATCCTAGTTTCGGTGCACCGATGATCGACGTGCAAGAACCGGAAATAGTTCG GACGCTAAAGCTCGACAGTGGAGTTCGGATTCAAG AAGTTCTTGAGGGAGATGGAGCAGAAGCACATGAAGGAGACTTGGTGGAGTTCAATTATGTCTGCAGGCGTTCAAATGGATATTTCGTTCATAG TACGATAGATCAATTCAGCGGAGAAAGCACACCAGTAATCCTGCCTTTGAAACAAAACCAG ATAATAGAGGGCTTGAAAGAGGTTCTGGTTGGCATGAGAGTTGGAG GGAAAAGAAGAGCACTTATCCCTCCCTCTGTGGGTTACATAAATGAGAATTTGAACCCAATTCCTGAAGAG TTTGGCCCTCGGCGTAGTCTTTTATCGCATCGGAACGAGCCCTTGATATTTGAGGtacaacttttgaaagttcaatgA
- the LOC111796470 gene encoding peptidyl-prolyl cis-trans isomerase FKBP16-1, chloroplastic isoform X5, producing MGVLSFWSSFRSPSAVKFSSFHKTICMADEVSISKHHTVNHLDIFSVKRFPRRLFAQFIGSYPILLYANPSFGAPMIDVQEPEIVRTLKLDSGVRIQEVLEGDGAEAHEGDLVEFNYVCRRSNGYFVHSTIDQFSGESTPVILPLKQNQIIEGLKEVLVGMRVGETSSTSLD from the exons ATGGGAGTTCTCTCGTTCTGGAGCTCGTTTCGCTCTCCTTCCGCCGTCAAATTTTCTAG CTTCCACAAAACCATTTGCATGGCTGATGAAGTATCCATATCCAAGCATCATACGGTCAATCACTTAGACATTTTTTCTGTCAAACGATTTCCAAGAAGGCTGTTCGCGCAGTTCATTGGTTCGTATCCGATCTTGTTATATGCAAATCCTAGTTTCGGTGCACCGATGATCGACGTGCAAGAACCGGAAATAGTTCG GACGCTAAAGCTCGACAGTGGAGTTCGGATTCAAG AAGTTCTTGAGGGAGATGGAGCAGAAGCACATGAAGGAGACTTGGTGGAGTTCAATTATGTCTGCAGGCGTTCAAATGGATATTTCGTTCATAG TACGATAGATCAATTCAGCGGAGAAAGCACACCAGTAATCCTGCCTTTGAAACAAAACCAG ATAATAGAGGGCTTGAAAGAGGTTCTGGTTGGCATGAGAGTTGGAG AAACCTCTTCAACTTCTTTGGATTAG
- the LOC111796470 gene encoding peptidyl-prolyl cis-trans isomerase FKBP16-1, chloroplastic isoform X4 gives MGVLSFWSSFRSPSAVKFSSFHKTICMADEVSISKHHTVNHLDIFSVKRFPRRLFAQFIGSYPILLYANPSFGAPMIDVQEPEIVRFQDAKARQWSSDSSTIDQFSGESTPVILPLKQNQIIEGLKEVLVGMRVGGKRRALIPPSVGYINENLNPIPEEFGPRRSLLSHRNEPLIFEVQLLKVQ, from the exons ATGGGAGTTCTCTCGTTCTGGAGCTCGTTTCGCTCTCCTTCCGCCGTCAAATTTTCTAG CTTCCACAAAACCATTTGCATGGCTGATGAAGTATCCATATCCAAGCATCATACGGTCAATCACTTAGACATTTTTTCTGTCAAACGATTTCCAAGAAGGCTGTTCGCGCAGTTCATTGGTTCGTATCCGATCTTGTTATATGCAAATCCTAGTTTCGGTGCACCGATGATCGACGTGCAAGAACCGGAAATAGTTCG ctTTCAGGACGCTAAAGCTCGACAGTGGAGTTCGGATTCAAG TACGATAGATCAATTCAGCGGAGAAAGCACACCAGTAATCCTGCCTTTGAAACAAAACCAG ATAATAGAGGGCTTGAAAGAGGTTCTGGTTGGCATGAGAGTTGGAG GGAAAAGAAGAGCACTTATCCCTCCCTCTGTGGGTTACATAAATGAGAATTTGAACCCAATTCCTGAAGAG TTTGGCCCTCGGCGTAGTCTTTTATCGCATCGGAACGAGCCCTTGATATTTGAGGtacaacttttgaaagttcaatgA
- the LOC111796470 gene encoding peptidyl-prolyl cis-trans isomerase FKBP16-1, chloroplastic isoform X3, with protein sequence MGVLSFWSSFRSPSAVKFSSFHKTICMADEVSISKHHTVNHLDIFSVKRFPRRLFAQFIGSYPILLYANPSFGAPMIDVQEPEIVRTLKLDSGVRIQEVLEGDGAEAHEGDLVEFNYVCRRSNGYFVHSTIDQFSGESTPVILPLKQNQIIEGLKEVLVGMRVGGKRRALIPPSVGYINENLNPIPEEHDNVAR encoded by the exons ATGGGAGTTCTCTCGTTCTGGAGCTCGTTTCGCTCTCCTTCCGCCGTCAAATTTTCTAG CTTCCACAAAACCATTTGCATGGCTGATGAAGTATCCATATCCAAGCATCATACGGTCAATCACTTAGACATTTTTTCTGTCAAACGATTTCCAAGAAGGCTGTTCGCGCAGTTCATTGGTTCGTATCCGATCTTGTTATATGCAAATCCTAGTTTCGGTGCACCGATGATCGACGTGCAAGAACCGGAAATAGTTCG GACGCTAAAGCTCGACAGTGGAGTTCGGATTCAAG AAGTTCTTGAGGGAGATGGAGCAGAAGCACATGAAGGAGACTTGGTGGAGTTCAATTATGTCTGCAGGCGTTCAAATGGATATTTCGTTCATAG TACGATAGATCAATTCAGCGGAGAAAGCACACCAGTAATCCTGCCTTTGAAACAAAACCAG ATAATAGAGGGCTTGAAAGAGGTTCTGGTTGGCATGAGAGTTGGAG GGAAAAGAAGAGCACTTATCCCTCCCTCTGTGGGTTACATAAATGAGAATTTGAACCCAATTCCTGAAGAG CACGACAACGTTGCTCGATAA
- the LOC111796470 gene encoding peptidyl-prolyl cis-trans isomerase FKBP16-1, chloroplastic isoform X2, translating into MNGCSCSFHKTICMADEVSISKHHTVNHLDIFSVKRFPRRLFAQFIGSYPILLYANPSFGAPMIDVQEPEIVRTLKLDSGVRIQEVLEGDGAEAHEGDLVEFNYVCRRSNGYFVHSTIDQFSGESTPVILPLKQNQIIEGLKEVLVGMRVGGKRRALIPPSVGYINENLNPIPEEFGPRRSLLSHRNEPLIFEVQLLKVQ; encoded by the exons ATGAATGGATGTTCTTGTAGCTTCCACAAAACCATTTGCATGGCTGATGAAGTATCCATATCCAAGCATCATACGGTCAATCACTTAGACATTTTTTCTGTCAAACGATTTCCAAGAAGGCTGTTCGCGCAGTTCATTGGTTCGTATCCGATCTTGTTATATGCAAATCCTAGTTTCGGTGCACCGATGATCGACGTGCAAGAACCGGAAATAGTTCG GACGCTAAAGCTCGACAGTGGAGTTCGGATTCAAG AAGTTCTTGAGGGAGATGGAGCAGAAGCACATGAAGGAGACTTGGTGGAGTTCAATTATGTCTGCAGGCGTTCAAATGGATATTTCGTTCATAG TACGATAGATCAATTCAGCGGAGAAAGCACACCAGTAATCCTGCCTTTGAAACAAAACCAG ATAATAGAGGGCTTGAAAGAGGTTCTGGTTGGCATGAGAGTTGGAG GGAAAAGAAGAGCACTTATCCCTCCCTCTGTGGGTTACATAAATGAGAATTTGAACCCAATTCCTGAAGAG TTTGGCCCTCGGCGTAGTCTTTTATCGCATCGGAACGAGCCCTTGATATTTGAGGtacaacttttgaaagttcaatgA
- the LOC111797688 gene encoding protein transport protein SFT2-like, with protein MLKTAQGWFTQGDSSGSDDQVKPSSSLLASWNSYAESQAADDSISNSRIGFDLESAVRSANETVSGTFSVVSKGVRELPGNLQSATSNVPSGKALMYFGLFLATGVFFIFIAFALFLPIMVLVPHKFAICFTLGCCFIIGSFFALKGPKNQLAHMFSKERLPFTVIFIGCMFGTLYVSMGLHSYILSVIFSVLQVLALAYYAVSYFPGGSIGMKFLTSALVSSVMKCFGS; from the exons ATGCTGAAAACGGCGCAGGGATGGTTCACGCAAGGGGATAGTAGTGGGAGTGATGATCAGGTCAAACCGTCCTCTTCGTTGCTCGCCAGTTGGAATTCTTACGCAGAATCACAAGCTGCCGATGATAGCATCTCCAATTCGAGAATCGGTTTCGATCTCGAAAGTGCTGTTAGGTCAGCGAATGAAACCGTTTCGGGAACTTTTAGCGT GGTTTCTAAAGGAGTAAGAGAACTTCCTGGGAACCTCCAATCTGCCACTAGCAATGTTCCCTCAGGAAAAGCCCTGATGTATTTTGGTTTGTTTCTAGCAACTggggttttctttattttcattgcGTTTGCATTGTTCCTCCCCATCATGGTTCTTGTGCCTCATAAGTTTGCTATCTGCTTTACCCTTGGGTGTTGCTTCATCATTGGATCCTTCTTTGCACTCAAGGGTCCTAAGAATCAGCTTGCACATATGTTCTCAAAAGAG AGACTTCCTTTTACGGTGATCTTTATTGGATGTATGTTTGGCACCTTGTACGTTTCCATGGGGCTCCACAGCTATATTCTCTCTGTTATCTTCTCTGTATTACAG GTTCTTGCACTTGCATACTATGCTGTTTCATATTTCCCTGGCGGGTCTATTGGGATGAAGTTTTTGACATCCGCCCTTGTGTCTTCGGTTATGAAATGTTTCGGTAGTTGA